In Sphingobacterium sp. SRCM116780, the genomic stretch AGCTTCTGATAAATCTTATAAGCAAATAAAAATTGATGCATTTAAAAATCAAACTTTAAGTAATTGGTCAAAAACAACGGATAAAAACAGTTACAAAGGTGATTATTTTATCAATTATTGGTTAGGCACGAATGATGCCTTTTATATGGCTCGTTCTAGTCGTGATTTAAAACGTATTGACTTGTTAAAGGTTAATGTAGATGGCACATCTAAAGTATTAGTTGAAGAACGATCCAATGTCTATCAAGACATCAAAAAACCATTATTGATCAACAATGGTTCGGAATTTATCCATTGGTCGCAACGTGATGGATGGGGACATTTCTATTTATATGACAATCAAGGAAACTTGCAGCAACAATTAACAAGTGGATCATTCAATTGTGAAGAGATCACAGGTTCTGATATGGCATCAAAAACTTTGTATTTTACTGCAAATGGAAGAGAAAAAAATGAAGATCCATATTACTTACATCATTACAGTGTTAACTTTAATGGTACAAACTTGAAATTATTAAATATAGGAAATTTCGATCATCAAGTGGAAGTTAGTGGAAGTGCTAAATATTTTGTCAATAATTTTTCTAGGGTGAATACCATTCCTGAAGTTACTTTATGTAATGCAAATGGACAAAAATTAATGACACTAGAAAAGGCCGATCTTTCCTTATTATTTGCTGCAGGCTATAAATTCCCTGAACCTTTTAAAGTTAAAGCTGGAGATGGTATTACAGACTTGTATGGCGTGATGTACAAACCTTTTGATTTTGATAGTACAAAGACCTATCCTATTGTCGAGTATGTCTATCCTGGTCCCCAAACCGAAGCTGTAAACAAATCTTTCGGAAGAAGTATGGATAGAATTGATCGTTTGGCTCAGTTTGGCATGATTGTCATCACAGTCGGTAATCGAGGTGGACATCCAGCAAGATCCCAATGGTATCATACCTATGGATATGGCAACCTCAGAGATTATGGATTGGAAGATAAAAAAGTAGCTGCAGAGCAATTAGCAGATCGGTACAAATTTATCGATATCAATCGTGTTGGTATTACTGGGCATTCAGGTGGAGGTTTCATGTCTACAGCTGCCATGCTTGTCTATCCTGATTTTTTCAAAGTAGCCGTTTCTGGTGCTGGAAATCATGAGAACAATATATATAACAGATGGTGGAGTGAGAGACATAATGGTATAACGGAAAAAATCAGTAGTAAAGGAGATACTACATTTTCCTATGAGATTGACAAAAATCCAGATCTAGCTAAAAACTTAAAAGGTAAATTGTTGATTGCTACTGGAGACATAGACAATAATGTACATCCAGCCAACTCGATTAGAATGGTAAATGCATTAATTAAAGCGAATAAACGTTTTGACTTCTTATTATTGCCAGGGCAACGCCATGGATTTGGTGATATGACAGAATATTTCTTCTGGAAGATGGGAGATTATTTTGCTGAATATCTGATTGGTGATTCTAAAACTAAAGAAGTCAATATGACTGAAATGAATAGAGAAATACCACTGAGTAGATAATCAATGATTACAAAACAAAAATTACAAATTTTTTCCGCTATCTATACACAGTATCAGGTAGCGGATTTTTCTTTAGATATATTACAAGGACTCTCTATTGCAGATTTACTTGCATTATCCACATATCAGGAAGATAAACAACTGGCATTTAGAAGCGCTTGGATGTTTGAGACGATCGTATTAAAAGATAAAAGCTTACTTAGCGTAGCTATCTATAGAGCGCTTATCAAAAATCTAAGCGGTTTGAATAACTGGAGCTGTGCGAGAAGTTACAGTAAAGTTTTATTGTATATAACTTCTTCAAAAGCTAACCATATTGAATTAAAAGATGAAGAATCAGAAGTCATAATAGAGGTCTGTTTTAATTGGTTAACAGATCCTAACTGCCCTATTGCTGTACTAACTAATTGCATGGATATATTAAACCAAATGAGCGTTCAATTTCCTTGGTTAAAAGAAGAGGTCCATACCCAGATTGATTATTTGCTAAGGATCAACCCAACCCCAGCCATTAGAAGTAGAGCTTTAAAAATTTTAAAAACATCAAAAAAAGATTAGCCTATACATACGATAGAAAAATGAGCGAGCATTAAAAAAGTGTATTTCCTTTATTTAAGAATGTTCGACCAAGATGTCTAAAAGCAGCCTCAGTACACTCTCTTCCTCTTGACGTACGCATTAAATAACCTTCTTGAATCAAGAAAGGCTCATAGACCTCTTCTATAGTCCCTTCATCTTCACCCACCGCCGTTGCAATCGTTTTTAATCCAACAGGTCCACCTTTAAATTTATCAATAATGGTACTCAATATACGATTATCCATTTCATCCAGTCCATTTTCATCCACATTCAAGGCATTCAGGGCATATTTAGCAATTTCACGTTCTATAGAACCTGTTCCTTTGATCTGTGCAAAATCTCGCGTTCTCCGTAATAGTGCGTTAGCAATACGGGGCGTACCCCTACTTCTTCTTGCAATTTCATAAGCACCTTCATCACTAATTGGAGTTTTAAGGATGTCAGCCGATCGCAATACGATAGTAGTAAGCAATTTGACATCGTAGTATTGTAAACGGGCATTAATACCAAATCTTGCTCGCAAAGGAGATGTCAGCAATCCCGAACGTGTTGTAGCACCGATTAAGGTGAAAGGGTTCAGCGATATTTGAACGGAACGCGCATTGGGCCCAGTTTCCAGCATGATATCAATCTTAAAATCCTCCATAGCTGAATAAAGGTATTCTTCTACGATAGGACTCAGGCGATGAATTTCGTCAATAAATAAGACATCTCCTTCTTCCAAGTTGGTTAATAAACCTGCTAAATCACCAGGTTTATCCAGAACAGGACCAGAGGTAATCTTTATCCCTACGCCCATCTCATTCGCGATAATATTTGAAAGTGTCGTTTTTCCAAGACCTGGGGGGCCATGAAGTAAAACGTGATCTAATGACTCACCTCTTAACTTTGCCGCTTTAACAAAAATACTAAGATTTTCTAAAATTTTTTCTTGTCCCGTAAAATCTTCAAAAACTTGTGGTCGCAACACACGTTCAATATCACGATCAGTGTGACTCAAATTTTCAGCATTAGGATCTAAATGCTCATTCATTTCTGTTCCTTTCTTAGATTTAATTATATTTTCGAGTCCAACTAGAAATCTTTAATTGAATAACTCCCAAAAAAGCCTCTTTAAAAATACTTGTACTCATTTTAGAAATTCCTTCTGTACGATCTGTAAAAATGATAGGTATTTCTTCAACTTTAAATCCAAATTGGATTGCTGTATACTTCATCTCTATCTGAAAAGCATATCCTACAAATTTAACTTTATCTAAAGGAATCTTCTCCAACACTTTTCGATTAAAACAGACAAAACCTGCAGTCGCATCTTGAATGGTAATGCCTGTGATAAAACGGACGTAAACCGAAGCAAAATAAGACATCAAAACTCTACTCATCGGCCAATTGACAACGTTTACGCCTTTGACATAACGAGAACCAATACTCATATCAGCACCATTCAAACAATTTTGTCTCAAACGAATTAAATCTTCGGGATTATGACTAAAATCAGCATCCATTTCAAAAATAAATTCATAAGATCTTTGTAATCCCCATTTAAACCCATGGATATAAGCTGTACCTAGCCCTAATTTTCCCTGACGTTCTTCTATAAACAAACGGCCATCAAATTCTTCATGAAGTGATTTCACAATTTGTGCAGTACCATCAGGAGAGCCATCATCAACTATTAAAATATGAAAGGGTATTGAAAGTGAGAATACTTTACGAATAATTTTTTCGATATTCTCTTTCTCGTTGTATGTAGGAATGATAACTAAACTATCGGTCACTTTAAAAAACATTTTGTATGCCGTAAAGTTACTAATTTAATTGAAATTATAATTGGACTTTAAAAGCAATAATCGGGGTCTAAAACAAAATAAAAAGTCTGCTATTTTACAACAGCAGACTTCTATTAACCAATTATAAACTTAAATTATGAGACTACAAATGTATAAGAAAATGCATAAACAACCAAATCATATTGCATCTTTATGCGGTTTGATAACATAAAAATTACAAAAGAAGTAAACTATCGGTCGACTTCTCCTAAGACAATATCCATTGAACCCAATATGGCAATCAAATCTGCAATTAGCGTCCCTTTTCCTAATTCTGGGAGAACAGATAGATTGTTGAAACTTGGCCCTCTCGCTTTTACACGTTTAGGAATATCAGACTTTTCTTGCGTTACAAAGTAAAAACCTAACTCCCCTTTCGGATTCTCTGCTCTCACATAATAGTCTTGTGCTTTTAGATTAATTTTCTTAGGAACTAATGCCCTTGGATCGAATTCATTTGTACGTGCAAAATCCTTAGTTAAACGAGCTAGGCACTGCTCGATAATCTTCACCGATTCTTTGACCTCATCTACTCTTATTTTATAACGATCCCAACAGTCTCCCACACTTCCCATCTCTCCTTTTCCAACTGGAATTTCAAATTCAATTTCTGGATAAACAGAATATGCATCTATTCTTCTCAAGTCCCATTTAATACCTGATGCCCGAAGCATTGGCCCTGAAACCCCGTAATTAATAGCCACATCTGCAGGAAGTATACCAATATTCGCTGTTCTCGAAATAAAAATCTGATTATTGGTTAGCAATTCATCTAATTCAATTAGTTTTGGTTTAAAGTAGGTTACAAACTCTGAACAACGCTCTTCGAAACCTACTGGCAAATCATAAAATAAACCTCCTACCCAAATATAATTATACAACATCCTGGAACCAGAAGCCCATTCCAACATATTCATGATATGCTCACGATCTCTAAAACACCACATAAAAGGTGTAAAAGCACCAATATCAATACCATAAGTACCTATACCAATCAAATGAGAAGCAATACGATTCAATTCACAAACGAGCACCCGTATGTATTCGATTCTTTTTGGAATTTTATCCGCTATTCCCAACATACGCTCTACGCCCATCACAAATGCATGACTATTATTCATTGAAGACAAATAATCCAATCGATCAGTAAAAGGTATTGTTTTCCCATAATTCATGGATTCTGCATGCTTATCAAAACATCGATGTAAATAACCCAAGTGCGGAATCACTTCCTTCACGATCTCTCCATCGGTTATCAATTGCAGTCGAAGAACGCCATGTGTAGAAGGATGCTGGGGTCCCATATTGATGATCATTTCCTGCGAACCAATATCATCCAGATGTTTTTCGTACTTTTCTAAAGCAGCTGTATACTTTGTATTAGACATATTCCGTGGTAATCGAATTGTTATTTATTTAATAGCTATTCCATGATAACTTTCGGGATCCTGATAATCTTTTCTTAGCGGATGACCTTCCCAGTCATCGGGAAGCAAAATACGTCGTAAATCGGGATGATTAACAAAGAATATTCCCATTAAATCAAACGCTTCTCGCTCATGCCAATTTGCCGTTTTCCATACAGCAGAAACAGACGGAATTTCTGGCAAATTATTTAAATCACGATCATTTTCTACTTCTATCTTTAAAACTACAGTATGTCTATAAGGGATGGATGTCAAATGATAAGTGACTAAAAATCCATGTTCATTCAGATCAACTGCAGAAATATTATTTAAAAAATCAAAATATAAAACTTCTTGGTCTCGTAAATAATAACAAATTTCCTCCAGACGTAAAGCATCAATATAAATAGCAGATTGCAGACCAGATTCTTCTACTCTCAAAACAGCCTCTTCACCAAACTGCTCTTTTATTAAATTTGAAATTTCTTGCGTACCCATGATTGCTATGGTGCTAAACGGATTATTTTCCAAGAATCTTCTATTTTCTGGAAGGCAATTCTATCATGAAGACGACTTGATCTCCCCTGCCAAAATTCAAGATAAATAGGTTTAATTAAAAAGCCACCCCAAGATTCAGGACGAGGGATAATATCTTGATTTTCAAATTCTTTTTCAAGATCTACGACACGACTTTCCAAAAAATTTCTATTTGGAATCGTTTCACTTTGCGGGGAAGCTATAGCACCTATTCGACTACCTTTAGGTCTTGATTGAAAATATTCATTAGAATCTTCCTCTGACAATCTTTCAATCAATCCTTCTATACGAACCTGACGTTGCAATTCTGGCCAAAAAAATAAAGCAGCAACATGAGGATTACCCTCCACCTCTATACCCTTACGACTATTATAATTTGTAAAAAAACTAAAACCGTTTTCCTTTAGATCTTTCAACAATACCACCCGAGATGATGGTAATGAAAAAGCCCCTACTGTAGATAAAACCATTGCATTGGGTTCAATAACCTCACTATGAACAGCTTCATTAAACCATTTTTCAAATTGTACTAAAGGATCATTGCTAACATCGCTTTCAGATAGATTACCTAATGCATAATCCTGTCGAATAGCAGCAATATCTTTATGTTCGATTGCCATGACTTTTAATTTTTATATGTCACAAACATACTAAATTCACTTATTTTAATCGACTAATCTAGTATAAATTAATTTTTCAATGACTTTGGCATTAATTTTATAGTATTTAAATGTAATTAAAATAAAATGTTTAGCGAACTTGATCCACAAACAGGATGTTTATTAATATCCGAACCCTTTATGCTTGATCCACATTTTGAAAGATCAGTGATCTTGTTATGTGACCATGATCAGAAAGAAGGGACATTAGGATTTATTCTCAATCAAAAAGTTGTTGGAACTGTTGGAGACTTAATTAAAGAAATCTCAGGTTGTTCATTCCCCCTACATATTGGAGGTCCAGTTGCGCAGAATGAGTTATTCTTCATTCATGCTAGATTTGATTTACTATTAAGTGGAGAAGAAATACGGGAGAATATATACTTTGGAGGAGATGCGGAACTCCTATTTTCCTTGATAAATGAGAACAAAATAAAGGAAGAAGATATCAAGTTTTTCATCGGTTATTCTGGCTGGCAACCTGATCAATTGGACAAGGAAATAAAAGAAAATAGCTGGGCTGTACAGAACAAATTTCATTCTTCATTAGTCTTTGAAAATGACACCGAACTACTTTGGAAACAATCAGTTATAAGTTTAGGTGCAAAATATGCACATGTTGCTAATTTCCCTAAATCTCCTAACTTAAATTAAATTATTTTTTTGACCTATATTTTTTATAATAAAATATGATGTTGATTATTTTTTAGTATATTTGTGACAATAAGCAGAGTCCCTACGTTTTAAAACAATTCAATTATCTTGTTCGAGATATGGCTTTCACCTTTTGATTTTAGTTAACTCACTGACTTTTGTTTATTTTAAACTGCTAAAATTGAGTGGTTTTATATGGTATAATATTAATTTTAAATAAATAAATGAGTAGTTCAGAAAGCTTTAGCAAAAAAGAAAAAGAGAAAAAAAAGTTAAAAAAGAAACAAGATAAAGAGCAAAAAAAAGAAGACAGAAAGAACAATACCGATAAAGGTAAAAGTTTAGAAGAGATGTTTGCTTATGTCGATGAATTTGGAAATATAACTTCAACACCTCCAGATCCTACAAAAAAACAAAAAATTAATGTAGAAGATATTGCTATATCAACTGCTAAATATGAAGCAAATCCAGAAGATTTAATTAAATCTGGTATCGTGAACTTTTACAATACAGATAAAGGATTTGGTTTTATTCGTGACCTTAAAACTCAAGATAAAATATTTTTCCACGTTAATGGTTTAATCGACGCTGTTAAAGAAAATGATAAAGTAACATTTGAAACGGAAAAAGGACTTAAAGGTCTGAATGCGGTAAATGTTAAGTTACAAAAGTAATAACAAGCAATATAATTTAAGAGGGATTTATTCATTAAATCCCTCTTTTGTTTTATACCCATTAGGATTGTTCTCCGCATTCCTAAATCGATCATTCTGCATAGAGAATAAATTCTTCCTAATTAATTTAAATATAAAAGTTAGATCCGCAGTTTTTCAATTGCAATCAATAAACTGACTTTAATTTGAAACACATTCAATTGAAAACCATTATATTTATTTCATAAAACAGCACGATATGAGTTCGGAAAACCTTCAAGATTTTTATCACAGATTACAGATACAAATTCCAGGAGAAAAAGACTATCCTTTAAAAAATGCTGATTATGGTCATATCAGCGTATTCTCTCGAGGGCATTGTAAACCCACCACACCATATATTAAGCGAGATTTTTTTAAGATTTCTTTGATTATAGGTCGAGGTGAATTGCATTATGCAGAGAGATGGATAAAGATCGATCGCCCTGCTTTACTTTTTTCGAATCCAATGATTCCTTATTCATGGGAAAATGTACAACATGATCAAAATGGATGGTTTTGTGTGTTTGATAACGATTTTATTAATAGCAATGGAAATTCACATATTTTTAAGGAATCGCGGTTGATGGATGTAAGTGAAAACCCTATTTATTTTCTAACTGATGATCAAGTAAAGTCATTGAACAGTTTATTTATGAAAATAGATGATACTTTGCAATCTGATTATGCTTTTCGTTTTGATTTAGCGAGGACGTATATTGAATTGTTGGTACACGAAGGGTTAAAGTTAAAACCCGTTGAAGTATACGAAATTGGCAATAAGGCAAGTTCAA encodes the following:
- a CDS encoding polyprenol monophosphomannose synthase, whose amino-acid sequence is MTDSLVIIPTYNEKENIEKIIRKVFSLSIPFHILIVDDGSPDGTAQIVKSLHEEFDGRLFIEERQGKLGLGTAYIHGFKWGLQRSYEFIFEMDADFSHNPEDLIRLRQNCLNGADMSIGSRYVKGVNVVNWPMSRVLMSYFASVYVRFITGITIQDATAGFVCFNRKVLEKIPLDKVKFVGYAFQIEMKYTAIQFGFKVEEIPIIFTDRTEGISKMSTSIFKEAFLGVIQLKISSWTRKYN
- a CDS encoding cold-shock protein yields the protein MSSSESFSKKEKEKKKLKKKQDKEQKKEDRKNNTDKGKSLEEMFAYVDEFGNITSTPPDPTKKQKINVEDIAISTAKYEANPEDLIKSGIVNFYNTDKGFGFIRDLKTQDKIFFHVNGLIDAVKENDKVTFETEKGLKGLNAVNVKLQK
- a CDS encoding NADH-quinone oxidoreductase subunit C; its protein translation is MENNPFSTIAIMGTQEISNLIKEQFGEEAVLRVEESGLQSAIYIDALRLEEICYYLRDQEVLYFDFLNNISAVDLNEHGFLVTYHLTSIPYRHTVVLKIEVENDRDLNNLPEIPSVSAVWKTANWHEREAFDLMGIFFVNHPDLRRILLPDDWEGHPLRKDYQDPESYHGIAIK
- a CDS encoding NADH-quinone oxidoreductase subunit D, producing the protein MSNTKYTAALEKYEKHLDDIGSQEMIINMGPQHPSTHGVLRLQLITDGEIVKEVIPHLGYLHRCFDKHAESMNYGKTIPFTDRLDYLSSMNNSHAFVMGVERMLGIADKIPKRIEYIRVLVCELNRIASHLIGIGTYGIDIGAFTPFMWCFRDREHIMNMLEWASGSRMLYNYIWVGGLFYDLPVGFEERCSEFVTYFKPKLIELDELLTNNQIFISRTANIGILPADVAINYGVSGPMLRASGIKWDLRRIDAYSVYPEIEFEIPVGKGEMGSVGDCWDRYKIRVDEVKESVKIIEQCLARLTKDFARTNEFDPRALVPKKINLKAQDYYVRAENPKGELGFYFVTQEKSDIPKRVKARGPSFNNLSVLPELGKGTLIADLIAILGSMDIVLGEVDR
- the ruvB gene encoding Holliday junction branch migration DNA helicase RuvB, which translates into the protein MNEHLDPNAENLSHTDRDIERVLRPQVFEDFTGQEKILENLSIFVKAAKLRGESLDHVLLHGPPGLGKTTLSNIIANEMGVGIKITSGPVLDKPGDLAGLLTNLEEGDVLFIDEIHRLSPIVEEYLYSAMEDFKIDIMLETGPNARSVQISLNPFTLIGATTRSGLLTSPLRARFGINARLQYYDVKLLTTIVLRSADILKTPISDEGAYEIARRSRGTPRIANALLRRTRDFAQIKGTGSIEREIAKYALNALNVDENGLDEMDNRILSTIIDKFKGGPVGLKTIATAVGEDEGTIEEVYEPFLIQEGYLMRTSRGRECTEAAFRHLGRTFLNKGNTLF
- a CDS encoding YqgE/AlgH family protein yields the protein MFSELDPQTGCLLISEPFMLDPHFERSVILLCDHDQKEGTLGFILNQKVVGTVGDLIKEISGCSFPLHIGGPVAQNELFFIHARFDLLLSGEEIRENIYFGGDAELLFSLINENKIKEEDIKFFIGYSGWQPDQLDKEIKENSWAVQNKFHSSLVFENDTELLWKQSVISLGAKYAHVANFPKSPNLN
- a CDS encoding S9 family peptidase, which codes for MNKIYLFLGLLLTTFCASAQESISKPQANYQLASKFSPDKLRKMIFSTTVTPNWINFSDRFWYDFTSPQGKNWYLVDPVVKKKELLFDNENLAAQITKIVKNPFDAQHLLLQNLRFTKDEKKIRFEVASSKDTIKSKEEIEKLKVKTDTLKKKLFYLEYDLATKKVIELNDKTKEKKKLDWATFSPDTNTIYFAKDYNLYWMDRTNYEKALKNEKDSTVVEHQITKDGVQYYAWAGDEYSTTTGEDKKEEDLVKRKQVWMNWSPDGKYFVITRKDNRSLNPLWVINNVGSKRPTLETYKYQMPGETDSTETQLFIFTASDKSYKQIKIDAFKNQTLSNWSKTTDKNSYKGDYFINYWLGTNDAFYMARSSRDLKRIDLLKVNVDGTSKVLVEERSNVYQDIKKPLLINNGSEFIHWSQRDGWGHFYLYDNQGNLQQQLTSGSFNCEEITGSDMASKTLYFTANGREKNEDPYYLHHYSVNFNGTNLKLLNIGNFDHQVEVSGSAKYFVNNFSRVNTIPEVTLCNANGQKLMTLEKADLSLLFAAGYKFPEPFKVKAGDGITDLYGVMYKPFDFDSTKTYPIVEYVYPGPQTEAVNKSFGRSMDRIDRLAQFGMIVITVGNRGGHPARSQWYHTYGYGNLRDYGLEDKKVAAEQLADRYKFIDINRVGITGHSGGGFMSTAAMLVYPDFFKVAVSGAGNHENNIYNRWWSERHNGITEKISSKGDTTFSYEIDKNPDLAKNLKGKLLIATGDIDNNVHPANSIRMVNALIKANKRFDFLLLPGQRHGFGDMTEYFFWKMGDYFAEYLIGDSKTKEVNMTEMNREIPLSR
- a CDS encoding helix-turn-helix domain-containing protein, whose amino-acid sequence is MSSENLQDFYHRLQIQIPGEKDYPLKNADYGHISVFSRGHCKPTTPYIKRDFFKISLIIGRGELHYAERWIKIDRPALLFSNPMIPYSWENVQHDQNGWFCVFDNDFINSNGNSHIFKESRLMDVSENPIYFLTDDQVKSLNSLFMKIDDTLQSDYAFRFDLARTYIELLVHEGLKLKPVEVYEIGNKASSRISHLFLELLERQFPIQNQEGLLLKNPADFAAQLFIHPNHLNKALKEETGKTTSELIAERTTREAQRLLKQTDWQIAEIAYALGFEYPSYFNNFIKKRTQRTPMQLRQTV
- the pdxH gene encoding pyridoxamine 5'-phosphate oxidase, whose translation is MAIEHKDIAAIRQDYALGNLSESDVSNDPLVQFEKWFNEAVHSEVIEPNAMVLSTVGAFSLPSSRVVLLKDLKENGFSFFTNYNSRKGIEVEGNPHVAALFFWPELQRQVRIEGLIERLSEEDSNEYFQSRPKGSRIGAIASPQSETIPNRNFLESRVVDLEKEFENQDIIPRPESWGGFLIKPIYLEFWQGRSSRLHDRIAFQKIEDSWKIIRLAP